One Longimicrobiales bacterium DNA window includes the following coding sequences:
- a CDS encoding DUF5715 family protein, translating into MTQLLRRMLLAGLLMMATAACAQDDDAPASRTDDLQPDPATSRAIEAPGPDLDAAAAARVRTALDARLAETETAVQRRPGLIGSIRRDMRRYVNDDHVAAAQRSGVGPVRDSAHVMRLLDSDALSALPDSSEWWVLRELDQSLPYVTPHTRETLEELGRRFHARLQEHGLPLFRFDITSVLRTEEQQEALRRRNRNASRTTSSHEFGTTFDIAYLNFAAPRTIADPPAGRLDARLRAYATMRLDTLGTHLAPHLEGELGAVLQEMQREGTLMTLRERSQPVYHTTVLRR; encoded by the coding sequence ATGACACAACTGCTCCGCCGCATGCTGCTCGCGGGATTGCTGATGATGGCGACGGCGGCTTGCGCGCAGGACGACGACGCACCGGCGTCGCGGACGGACGACCTGCAGCCGGACCCCGCAACGTCGCGCGCCATCGAGGCGCCCGGACCGGACCTCGATGCCGCAGCCGCGGCACGCGTGCGCACCGCCCTCGACGCACGCCTCGCCGAGACGGAGACCGCTGTCCAGCGGCGGCCGGGGCTGATCGGCTCCATCCGCCGCGACATGCGACGCTACGTCAATGACGACCACGTCGCGGCCGCGCAGCGCAGCGGGGTCGGCCCCGTGCGTGACAGCGCCCACGTCATGCGGCTGCTGGATTCCGACGCGCTCAGCGCGCTGCCGGATTCGTCGGAATGGTGGGTGCTGCGCGAGCTGGATCAGTCGCTGCCGTACGTCACGCCGCACACGCGCGAGACCCTCGAGGAGCTCGGACGCCGCTTCCACGCGCGGCTGCAGGAGCACGGCCTGCCGCTGTTCCGCTTCGACATCACCTCGGTGCTGCGCACGGAGGAGCAGCAGGAGGCGCTGCGACGTCGTAACCGCAACGCCTCGCGAACCACCAGCTCGCACGAGTTCGGGACCACCTTCGACATTGCGTATCTGAACTTCGCAGCGCCCCGCACCATCGCGGATCCGCCGGCGGGGCGGCTCGACGCACGGTTGCGCGCATATGCAACGATGCGGCTCGACACCCTCGGCACGCACCTCGCACCGCACCTCGAGGGCGAGCTCGGCGCCGTGCTCCAGGAGATGCAGCGTGAAGGTACGCTCATGACGCTGCGCGAACGAAGTCAGCCGGTCTATCACACCACCGTCCTCCGGCGTTGA